CCctggttttgtttcctttaATCATACTAGCCCCTCTGGCGCCTCGCTCGTCTCTCTTGGATCTATATGGATGTGcctggttgctggtttggGTTGTGATAAGTCAAAAGAACGGAAGTGGAAGAAAGGATACCCCAGCTGCCTTTTAAGTTTGCTTGCTTCACGTTGCCATCTATGGCTTCCCGTTTCCGGGACTCACTCTCTTTGCTATAATCGTCTCGTATCCTTCAGTTCTCGGCGACACTGCTTTAGATGTGCTTCTCCTCTCTGAGCTCCCTGTGCCTGACAGAGCTGCCGTATGGAGCTTGCTTCTTGTATCGCCACTATTCGCTATCTGTGGTAAAAATGGCCTTGCAGCGAGTGACGCTGATAACCCGCGAGCTGAAAAGATTTCTCCCTCCTGCTTTCCTCCTTTCTATCTATTGGTTTGTGTAACTTCCGAGGACATTTGACCTTAACCTTAATATGCAATGTTCATATCGATTAAGGAAAGGAATGCGTTAGGAGAATACAGCGAACTATTTTGGCATATTTTCCACATTGCTAATCAAGCTATCTAATATTTTGCACGCAATTGTTTCAACTGTCTTTCGGAAGCACTCGCCATAAAACAGTTTGGAAAGCTATGAATAAGTAGCATCAAAATTGTCGTCCTCAACATCCGCGAATCGTGAGCGCTTATCCGGTGAAGGTCGGCGTTCGtggcgttccgttccatttgtTTAATGTGTTTGCGGACACTTGACACCGTTTCTGCTTATGATTATCGCACGCTAACCTTTCTTTCGTCTACACCTCCCCTACGTTCTACGCACCCTATTTCCATTCCCCTACTCCCACTCAATACCTCTTCCTCTCTAATGACTAACGCGCCGAATACGATCCACGCTTTCTGCTGCCATGGCCATGCGTACACCCGGATGCTACAGATACTACAACCGTGAGGCGGTCGTCATAAGCGCGCTGCAGGTCGAGAAGCATCCACTGACGACCCCGGGTCCGTACTCGACGCCACCACTGGGCCACCGGCCCTTCCACAACACCGCCATGGGCGTAGTGTCCGCGTTCCAGATGACCCCGGTACTGGGTGGGCGCAGTGAGCTATCGAGCTCGCGAACCGGAAGCCCCGTACCGCGCCCCGCTAGCGGTGCCAGTGGCAGCTACGGTTACGGATCACCCCGCAATGGACCGGCGGCCGACGGTGGTTACCGCAGCTCCCCGAAACCACACTCGTCGCCGAAGATGAAGCTGAGGTTTCTACCGCTTTGCGTTGCCGCATTTGCATTCTATTCGTAGCGATTGCtttccgttcgctcgtttctATTGgttgtctttcttttcttttacgTTCCATACCATCCAGGAGTTCTGGTTGCCTGTGTTCTTATCTTTATTATCATACACTTGCTCGTGGTACTTGTTGTTCCTCGTGAGTGAAATCCTTCGTCGCAAATGAGCGcaccatgctgctgttgctgcgatgcCAATCCCATTCCGTTGCTAATTTAGGTAGAATTCGATACTTATTTCTGTAATTTATTCCCCTGTGCTCATCGAAATtgtctttttttcgttttaaattCCTCTACTCTAGCTGCATGTGTACCATCACCCACACATACTTTTGGGTAGTGCGTTCGTCTTACGTTGTTTGTCTTGATTAGTAGTTCTCTGTGTCAAAAAACACAATCATTTATGAACGTTATTTTTGTATCGATCTTCTCAGATACATGAAGAGCATCTTCCCGAAGGCCGAGGAAACGCTCATACTCGATGTGCTGGCCAACGCGGACAATAACGTACAAACGGCAtcccagcagctgctgcagatgggCTACGATAAGCGCGAACAGCCGGTACCGCAGCGTAGCTCGTCCCGCAAGGGAACCGGCTCATCTCAGCCCACCGAAGAGGAGCTTCGGAAGGAGCAGGAACTGAAAACCCCTACCCCTAAGCTACGATCAcccgaagagaagaagaagagtaagTTTTGATCGTGATAGTGAAATGAGAGCTTATTAATCGTTGCGCTGTTATTGCATTACAGTTAAGGCACGGCTGCAGGCAAAGTACAAGGACACACCGGAAAAGATCATTCTGATGGCGCTCGAGAGTGTCGATTATGAGGAAGATCGTGCCAAGAAAATCCTCAACATCGTCATCCAGGAGGATCGggacaagaagaagaccgTTAAGATCGAGACGCCACGCAAATCTGCGACTAACGTGGGCGACGAGGACAAGGAAAATGCACGGGCAACTGCCGGTAGCAGCGCTGGTCCAAGGTATGTCGCTTGTGGCTGTTCTGTGAACCAACCAAGCATTGTGAGGAGCATTCTAGATGTAGCTGTGGCCTACCTACTGCTGTCGCCGAGTCCGAGCTTCTGGATGGTACATTCAGATCCGCATCATGATTATCATTATCACCACCACTGTCACTACTAGCACACCAGCTCCTCCATACCGTAATGACGGTTTCTCATGCTGCATgatatgctgctgcgtgtTGCATAGACGTTTTTATGGGGCCCCAGGATGTCCTCGGTGCTCTGCGCAATGCAatgttgtgcgtgcgtgtgctttggtgtgtgtgtgtgtgtttgcgtttctgTAGCTGTACGTGTGCCTTATTGGCAGTCACGCACATAAAGCAACGCTTATAGACGCTCGTTAGTGTATTCTGTAAAATCCATAGGAGGAGTCTTCTGATGTCGTGACTTCTTGCAATCCTATCTCTATAGCGCTAgtcgctccctttctctctatctctctatccctctctAGCTGTGccaaactgctgctgttgctgctgctgctctcataCTCATACtcttttcatgttttcttcttttcatccTCGCACCAAAACACATGTCCATTCGCTGATCTAATCCAAACGATCGAATAATGCATCTcgcgccaccaaaaaccaaaatttcCGGCAATCCGTAAATcgcaaatcgaaacgaaaaccatCAACAATCACAATCGTTGCGCTGCTGTTACGTGTCACTGCtgcacgtgcgtgcgtgcgtgcactctgttctgtttcgtccgccgtgtgtttgctgtgcgttgtgtgtgtgtgtatgtgtgcccgcgtgtgtgcgtgtatgtgtgatgcACACCACTGTTACCTTCTATTGCCTTACCAACACTCAACTGTTTCAATGACCGTCCCTTATGGTTGTGCTCCTATTGGCTATGTGGTTTATCCGCACCTGGTTTTTGGCTCGCCTAGtcgaagcaacagcaccacctccTCACAACCCCGCACACCGTTGGTCAAGCGAGCGCCGGAAGCAGGGACAGTTGCCACATCCGGAACAACTAACACCATTCAGCAGAAAAAATCGGACGCGATCGGATCGGTATCGCAGGATTCGGCGACGATCGAGGGCATCATCGAGCAACCGTGTGAGGGTGCTACGGATCAAACCGATCATCATGGCCAACTGAATTCGGCAACTAGCGCTGAGTCATCTGAGGTGGAAAGTTCACCGGAACCGCCTGGTAACGTCGTCTTTCCGGGTGTCATCACTGGCACAGCCGTTGCCGTTTCCGGTGGACCTAAGCAGAGCCGACTGAAAGCCAAAACCGATCACGCAAAGTATGACTCCAGTTCTACTTCCAACTACCTTCCCCTCTATCCCTTTACTTCTTCATATTTTCTTCTAATACTACTATTaatactactattactactacttctgTCACTTCTACTACTTGTTTTCGTTAATTCTCTGCCACGCAGTTTTTATCCTTTTGTCCGCACAGGCGTGTTGTAGGCACCTGTGGCTGTTGGTGTGTCAATGGTTGCGTATGAGTTTGGTTTTCTCCCtgtttctgtatgtgtgtgtgttgttgattgttttccgAGTTTCCCGGCCCAATTATTAGCTATCCGCGATCATTGGTTCTGTATGCTCCATCCCTGGTACACGTTTATTACTTCGTTTAACAGAAAATGTCGTTGGTTTAAGAGTACCCTCTCCAGTATGCAGGATTATTCCGATGATATACTATAGTCGCTTAATTTCATGGTCCTCGTCGTAATGATAGTCCAGATTCGTTATCGTAAGCTACGTTATCGTCAGTTACGAAAAATGTAGGAACTCGACAGTTCACCCTTATCCCATAAATTCCAGATATACCAGCTAAAGCTGATTGTTTCTTGTGTCTGATAAGCCTGCCCTTATTTGAGCGTTCAGTCTCGTCATTTGTCATTTCATTCTCGCCTGTTGTCCGTCCTTACTAGTAGCTCAGATTGCGTATGTTACATCGTGAGTTATTCACCGAGTTGTAGCCTGCACTTTGTTAGCAATTGTTCTCTTGTGGAACATCTTGTGTTGAATCACTTGTGTGGATATTCACAAAAGCTTAGATCACATTTGGCATGCCTGTGTAAGTGTTGTTTGAAGTAATGTAAGACTTAATGGCACTTGTAGACATTTCCATCATTCTTGTAGTGCATCCCAGTTTAGATGGATTGCCCCCCGATTGTATCGTTATCGGTGTCTTAAATACTATCTATTGTACCTATACACcacattctttctctctctctctctctctctctctctctctctctctctctctctctctctctctctcatcactAACTGTGTCGCTTACTCTTGatctcttcatcttcatcttccctTCGCTGTCCTTGCATTACATTTCTTTGGTGTTCGTCCCATGCGGATGTAATGTTTAGGtattctatttttagaaaCTCTTCGTCAGAGGACGAATCATCTAGTGATCCGAATACCGGCACAACTCCAGTAGCAGACGAAAAGGCAAACGGTATCCTTCAGCACAGTACTTCCCAGCGGATCCCAGTGAAAGGACCGAACGTACGGCTGTTCAAGGGTCCTAACGATGACCTGCTACTGTAAGAAACACACGTTGAGCATAATATTATAGGGCCAGActtattaaatttgttttctttttcatgttGCAGTGCTGATTACGTTATATGGAACGGTGCCAATCCTGATCTGGCGAAGGGCTCCCAGAAGCTTGCTAACGGAACAGCGATTGCAGCGAGTGGCGATCGTGCTACGGTGCGCACCGAACGTACATATAAAGCTCATGGTCCCAATGCGGATCTGTGCAAAGGCCCTGTCGCATCGCTGGCCAAGGGCAGCATGTACTCGCAGCTGATGAAGGACGTTAAGTGTAACTAGTACTGGACGACGTAAGATGTGACTCTGGGGAGCCCTCCTGAATCACATTGTGGCACTGATGCTCTGTCATTTACCAATTTGCTTAAAGTACTTATTGACCTACAGGGCAGCATGTACTTTATGATGAAGAACGTCAAATGCAACTAGTAGGATGGCTTACGATGTGCCTTGGGGCTGCTCTCCGAGAGCACATCGTTGCGCCGGTGTTCTGCTACTTAAAACCAAAGCatcgccctccctccctccaaaTCCATCCAGTTGCCGTGTGATGATGttcaattgtgtgtgttttgatcgTGTTTGGATGTTGTTTTTGAAACAGAAATACGAGAAACTATGAGTGAAACTGCTCTCTTAAAATTGGTATTCAATCCATTTTGACAGTTTGTGAACCGCCGATTACTGATTTCATTTTGACGAACCAGTTGTACCTTTACCATCGTAAAACAAGCCCCCTACCCGTACCATGTATTGCATTTGCAAAGCATTAACGATGCCTATCACCAATCATAATAGCGGCACTAACTATATCTATAGCGTATCTAACAGCAAAAGGCCATATGACTTCGATACTCTCGAAGCTACCAAAGAGCACTCTAACCGACGAAGAAGACAAGCGatagaaagcaacaaaaaaggttgaattatgcaaaacaaagAATCGGGCATTACTGTCCATTTATATACGAACgttcacaaaaccaaaaaatgatAGCTAAATAGGAAAACTTAACCTCCAACCCTCTAGCCTAGATCGTTTCAGTGGTTGCAGCACCGAGCGGAATCGCTTAGAAGCTAGAAAGTAATCTCGCACTTGTTACTGCTTACTTGTAATACTTGCCATCAACCTGTGGGTAAGATGAGATATTTTTCTAGCCATTTAAATGCAATGCATAGCCAATAGTGTAGCAAAAGGATCGGCAAACCGATAAGAAGGATTGTCTTTattaaaattattcaaaattatTTCATTCCAACCGTACAGTAACAGGTTGCTACGAAGATTTTCTGTACAGGAGTTCAACGACTATCGCAGAAGGCCATCTGATAGCGTGTAGGCCATGGTTTTCCTAGCACAACTCCCTTAGTAGCCATTGAGGTCGCCAGAAACGATTCTATCAGTCATAGAAAAGGGAGTTACTGCGTAAGGAAGTAGAGAAAAGAATCTTTTTTCCTGTTCAAGTTGAGTTTCCTGAACAAGTTGAAGAGAAATCTTCTTGTGCCAGATGAACAGAGAGGATTGCGGTAGCCCGAGATCGCGATGGAgtgacggtatcgacatttaTAGAAACAGTTCCCGGTGTGACGACGAGCGGTTGAAAATTATTCTGACATAGGCTAAGACCGCCAGTCGGTTGAGGTGCCTGACAAGCATGTAAGTAAgtttgtggaaaatgtgtgAAATTTGGATTGGtgtgagctgtgtgtgtgattcacTGTGAGGTTGTCGTTTTTGATATTAACATAAATTGCTCGATAGAGCAAGGTAATGGATAGAAATCGGAAAGCCATTGAACTGCACATTTTGTTTAACACTCAGAGTGCATTAACGAATCTCAGTACGATTAGTTATCGGAGCTAACTGGATGGTCATTTTTCAATTCAGGCCATCTTTTCAACGTAGCCATAGGGCTACATtgatttcaaatgattttatgCCATACAAAACTCCACATGCATGCATGATTAGCTCTAATATCGTTCCTTGTGCGAAACATGTACCTTAAGAAGTATAGCAACGCGTGTAGCTGTAAACCAATTCGTCCTTTTTCGCAAGAAGCACTACTATCCCCTCAGAAACGACGGCAAAGGTATGTAATGGTGGCAAACGGTGTATGGTGTAACACTTTCTTGATGAATAATAAACTTAACCACATTTACCACACCTGTTACAGCAGCGTGGAATCAAAATTTATTCTtacaagaaaggaaagaagctTAAATCTGTAACGACAATCCCAACACGCAGCCCCGCCTATACCTCATCTTCGTTTAGCAGCATGTTCGGAACACCGTTGTTGATGGGGAACACGCGCCCCGTTTCCGGACACTCGAGCGTACCCTCGATCACGTCCACCTCCAGCAGTATGTGGTgcagcttctgcagcatctCCCCATCGTTCTGGATATCGGCCGGCATGGTCGCCGGTATCGTATCACCGATCTGGAATGATACGCATAATGCAGGATTCAGCTAAGGCCATTTGAAGCATTCCAAACGAAACGTACATTTACGGCCGCTGCACAGATGGCACTCCATTCCAGGCGAGGCAGCATGCGGGTGATGAACTCCGAGTTGAAATCCGCGCTCACGATCTTCTTCTCGACAATCTGCAAGAGGAGTACCGGCCGCGTAAGTAGATTCCAGCGCGAACACTCAGCAATCCCGATTTACTTACGTTTAGTTTCAACGGATGGCCCACTTTAACACCGCGGATACACTTCGAGGTAAGGAAATTGTACGTTaaaagtttcatttttggGAGAAAATATCGGTCTCAAAAAACGTGTATCGATTCGAATCGTGCTTCGCGGGgttttgtaaacaaacagCTGTCAAACGGCATAGTGGTGTGCGTGAAATGTGGCCATTTTGGCCTTTCATGCAACATTGCTTACAACTTTAGCCGCGAAggatttaatttttgaaaaatttaagtAAAACCCTTTCATCacgaaaaaagagaagaaaatagTAAAATTACCTATTTTTTCACAAGCAACTCGCCAATTTGCCTAAATGAATTACAAAACTTATGCttacattttcttttatcAAGATTTAAACAGACCACGTGGAAGAACAATAAGCGAACCCTTTCCCAAACTACAAAGTTCAAATACTGCAAATACGAAAAACATGTGTAATCTCAACCTACTTTCCATTGGAATTGTAAAAACAAACCGTTTTGACGCGGAAAGCGAAACCTATCGAGAAtcgttcagcagcagttcgAGCTCCACCGTGGAAATCCGATTTTCCCCGATCGTGATTTGCTGCACAaccatacagacacacacacaccctgagAATCCGAAAGAAAAACGGCACAAACGGACATGAATGAGAGTGACGTGAAAGGAGgaaattttccttccatcgtGATACCGCGAATCCGCTCGCGGAACCGAAAGCGATCGCGCACGATCACGCTGGCCAGCCTCACttcgacggcgacaacgaagACGTTCGTGCCGGACATCGCGGTGCGCGTTCTCGCGGTTTTTAGTTTCCTCCGTTCACTTAGCTTTTCCCACACAACCCTAGGCCGATAACGGATTGCGAAGCCAGCCGGGAGCCAAGAGGGcatttttgtttcagtttgtCCTCCGTTTGTGTATCCAGAAGCTGGGTTTATGGTTGCCTCTCCCCATTATCGCACTATCGTACActgttcttcgtttcgttaacAACACGATATTGCGCGCGCGTCAGCTTGCGGGATCCTCGAATCCATTCACgtactcacgcacgcacgtctgTGCCA
This sequence is a window from Anopheles darlingi chromosome 3, idAnoDarlMG_H_01, whole genome shotgun sequence. Protein-coding genes within it:
- the LOC125957867 gene encoding uncharacterized protein LOC125957867 isoform X3; translated protein: MSEQAEQAGLPPGWDCKFDVRTGRYYYVNLFNKTTQWEDPRARIRQLQTGAPQHISSDSIAMQEMTPMARSSPRMGLGRQGMVETTFTTNVTAAETDLTVAKINSMFPTVPETHIRMLLKKYYNREAVVISALQVEKHPLTTPGPYSTPPLGHRPFHNTAMGVVSAFQMTPVLGGRSELSSSRTGSPVPRPASGASGSYGYGSPRNGPAADGGYRSSPKPHSSPKMKLRYMKSIFPKAEETLILDVLANADNNVQTASQQLLQMGYDKREQPVPQRSSSRKGTGSSQPTEEELRKEQELKTPTPKLRSPEEKKKIKARLQAKYKDTPEKIILMALESVDYEEDRAKKILNIVIQEDRDKKKTVKIETPRKSATNVGDEDKENARATAGSSAGPSRSNSTTSSQPRTPLVKRAPEAGTVATSGTTNTIQQKKSDAIGSVSQDSATIEGIIEQPCEGATDQTDHHGQLNSATSAESSEVESSPEPPGNVVFPGVITGTAVAVSGGPKQSRLKAKTDHAKYSIFRNSSSEDESSSDPNTGTTPVADEKANGILQHSTSQRIPVKGPNVRLFKGPNDDLLLADYVIWNGANPDLAKGSQKLANGTAIAASGDRATVRTERTYKAHGPNADLCKGPVASLAKGSMYSQLMKDVKCN
- the LOC125957867 gene encoding uncharacterized protein LOC125957867 isoform X4: MSEQAEQAGLPPGWDCKFDVRTGRYYYVNLFNKTTQWEDPRARIRQLQTGAPQHISSDSIAMQPMHGSPYHVYPASNSFYPAQAAFQNPPSGVPSLTASPNLAQRLHQQQLQQNHHIEMTPMARSSPRMGLGRQGMVETTFTTNVTAAETDLTVAKINSMFPTVPETHIRMLLKKYMKSIFPKAEETLILDVLANADNNVQTASQQLLQMGYDKREQPVPQRSSSRKGTGSSQPTEEELRKEQELKTPTPKLRSPEEKKKIKARLQAKYKDTPEKIILMALESVDYEEDRAKKILNIVIQEDRDKKKTVKIETPRKSATNVGDEDKENARATAGSSAGPSRSNSTTSSQPRTPLVKRAPEAGTVATSGTTNTIQQKKSDAIGSVSQDSATIEGIIEQPCEGATDQTDHHGQLNSATSAESSEVESSPEPPGNVVFPGVITGTAVAVSGGPKQSRLKAKTDHAKYSIFRNSSSEDESSSDPNTGTTPVADEKANGILQHSTSQRIPVKGPNVRLFKGPNDDLLLADYVIWNGANPDLAKGSQKLANGTAIAASGDRATVRTERTYKAHGPNADLCKGPVASLAKGSMYSQLMKDVKCN
- the LOC125957891 gene encoding multifunctional methyltransferase subunit TRM112-like protein, with translation MKLLTYNFLTSKCIRGVKVGHPLKLNIVEKKIVSADFNSEFITRMLPRLEWSAICAAAVNIGDTIPATMPADIQNDGEMLQKLHHILLEVDVIEGTLECPETGRVFPINNGVPNMLLNEDEV
- the LOC125957867 gene encoding uncharacterized protein LOC125957867 isoform X6, with product MSEQAEQAGLPPGWDCKFDVRTGRYYYVNLFNKTTQWEDPRARIRQLQTGAPQHISSDSIAMQPMHGSPYHVYPASNSFYPAQAAFQNPPSGVPSLTASPNLAQRLHQQQLQQNHHIEMTPMARSSPRMGLGRQGMVETTFTTNVTAAETDLTVAKINSMFPTVPETHIRMLLKKYYNREAVVISALQVEKHPLTTPGPYSTPPLGHRPFHNTAMGVVSAFQMTPVLGGRSELSSSRTGSPVPRPASGASGSYGYGSPRNGPAADGGYRSSPKPHSSPKMKLRYMKSIFPKAEETLILDVLANADNNVQTASQQLLQMGYDKREQPVPQRSSSRKGTGSSQPTEEELRKEQELKTPTPKLRSPEEKKKIKARLQAKYKDTPEKIILMALESVDYEEDRAKKILNIVIQEDRDKKKTVKIETPRKSATNVGDEDKENARATAGSSAGPRNSSSEDESSSDPNTGTTPVADEKANGILQHSTSQRIPVKGPNVRLFKGPNDDLLLADYVIWNGANPDLAKGSQKLANGTAIAASGDRATVRTERTYKAHGPNADLCKGPVASLAKGSMYSQLMKDVKCN
- the LOC125957867 gene encoding uncharacterized protein LOC125957867 isoform X2, whose protein sequence is MSEQAEQAGLPPGWDCKFDVRTGRYYYVNLFNKTTQWEDPRARIRQLQTGAPQHISSDSIAMQPMHGSPYHVYPASNSFYPAQAAFQNPPSGVPSLTASPNLAQRLHQQQLQQNHHIEMTPMARSSPRMGLGRQGMVETTFTTNVTAAETDLTVAKINSMFPTVPETHIRMLLKKYYNREAVVISALQVEKHPLTTPGPYSTPPLGHRPFHNTAMGVVSAFQMTPVLGGRSELSSSRTGSPVPRPASGASGSYGYGSPRNGPAADGGYRSSPKPHSSPKMKLRYMKSIFPKAEETLILDVLANADNNVQTASQQLLQMGYDKREQPVPQRSSSRKGTGSSQPTEEELRKEQELKTPTPKLRSPEEKKKIKARLQAKYKDTPEKIILMALESVDYEEDRAKKILNIVIQEDRDKKKTVKIETPRKSATNVGDEDKENARATAGSSAGPSRSNSTTSSQPRTPLVKRAPEAGTVATSGTTNTIQQKKSDAIGSVSQDSATIEGIIEQPCEGATDQTDHHGQLNSATSAESSEVESSPEPPGNVVFPGVITGTAVAVSGGPKQSRLKAKTDHAKNSSSEDESSSDPNTGTTPVADEKANGILQHSTSQRIPVKGPNVRLFKGPNDDLLLADYVIWNGANPDLAKGSQKLANGTAIAASGDRATVRTERTYKAHGPNADLCKGPVASLAKGSMYSQLMKDVKCN
- the LOC125957867 gene encoding uncharacterized protein LOC125957867 isoform X5, which produces MSEQAEQAGLPPGWDCKFDVRTGRYYYVNLFNKTTQWEDPRARIRQLQTGAPQHISSDSIAMQPMHGSPYHVYPASNSFYPAQAAFQNPPSGVPSLTASPNLAQRLHQQQLQQNHHIEMTPMARSSPRMGLGRQGMVETTFTTNVTAAETDLTVAKINSMFPTVPETHIRMLLKKYYNREAVVISALQVEKHPLTTPGPYSTPPLGHRPFHNTAMGVVSAFQMTPVLGGRSELSSSRTGSPVPRPASGASGSYGYGSPRNGPAADGGYRSSPKPHSSPKMKLRYMKSIFPKAEETLILDVLANADNNVQTASQQLLQMGYDKREQPVPQRSSSRKGTGSSQPTEEELRKEQELKTPTPKLRSPEEKKKIKARLQAKYKDTPEKIILMALESVDYEEDRAKKILNIVIQEDRDKKKTVKIETPRKSATNVGDEDKENARATAGSSAGPRYSIFRNSSSEDESSSDPNTGTTPVADEKANGILQHSTSQRIPVKGPNVRLFKGPNDDLLLADYVIWNGANPDLAKGSQKLANGTAIAASGDRATVRTERTYKAHGPNADLCKGPVASLAKGSMYSQLMKDVKCN
- the LOC125957867 gene encoding uncharacterized protein LOC125957867 isoform X1, with amino-acid sequence MSEQAEQAGLPPGWDCKFDVRTGRYYYVNLFNKTTQWEDPRARIRQLQTGAPQHISSDSIAMQPMHGSPYHVYPASNSFYPAQAAFQNPPSGVPSLTASPNLAQRLHQQQLQQNHHIEMTPMARSSPRMGLGRQGMVETTFTTNVTAAETDLTVAKINSMFPTVPETHIRMLLKKYYNREAVVISALQVEKHPLTTPGPYSTPPLGHRPFHNTAMGVVSAFQMTPVLGGRSELSSSRTGSPVPRPASGASGSYGYGSPRNGPAADGGYRSSPKPHSSPKMKLRYMKSIFPKAEETLILDVLANADNNVQTASQQLLQMGYDKREQPVPQRSSSRKGTGSSQPTEEELRKEQELKTPTPKLRSPEEKKKIKARLQAKYKDTPEKIILMALESVDYEEDRAKKILNIVIQEDRDKKKTVKIETPRKSATNVGDEDKENARATAGSSAGPSRSNSTTSSQPRTPLVKRAPEAGTVATSGTTNTIQQKKSDAIGSVSQDSATIEGIIEQPCEGATDQTDHHGQLNSATSAESSEVESSPEPPGNVVFPGVITGTAVAVSGGPKQSRLKAKTDHAKYSIFRNSSSEDESSSDPNTGTTPVADEKANGILQHSTSQRIPVKGPNVRLFKGPNDDLLLADYVIWNGANPDLAKGSQKLANGTAIAASGDRATVRTERTYKAHGPNADLCKGPVASLAKGSMYSQLMKDVKCN